In Bradyrhizobium sp. WBOS07, the genomic window GCCATGCGCCCGGCTCGATCGGCGTGTTCGATGCCGCCATGCTGGTGGCGCTGCCGCAGTTCGGCCGCGAGGAGCTGCTGGCGACGCTGCTGGTGTTCCGCATCCTCTATTTCGTGATCCCGTTCGGTCTCGCCATCTCCATCATGGGCACGCGCGAGCTCTGGATGAACGTGGTCGAGCCCTGGCAGGAGCGACGGCGGCTGGCGGAGGCCTGTGCGCAGGCCAATCTGCCCAAAGAGGTGACGCCGATGCAGCGCGAGCGGTTGCTGCGGCAGGCCAATAAGCGCTGAAAGCAGCCTGCCCGGACCGGAGGGTTGCGGGCGGCAGCGCAATGCTCTCTTATTTCCGCCTCAACTTTGCCGTTGAAGACGCGGGCCATGATCCCTGTATTGCTTCGTACCCTCTGCGCCAGCGCCTTGCTGCTGGCCGGACTTTTGTCCGTTTTGCCGGCCGAGCGCGCCGCCGCGCAGGACGCCGGCCCCCTGCAGATCAGCTGGGAGGTGCGCAACCGCTTCCGACTGTTCCGCGAGGAGCGCGACTTCCTGCTCCATGTCGAGAATGCGCGTAACCGCAGCATCCTCGCCGCAGAACAATCGCTGGAGCTCCAGAGCGAAGGCCGCGGCTGGGCGCGCAACATGGTCAACCGCCTCTGCATCGACCTTCAGGGCCGCGTCAACCAGCCCTGCACCCGCGACAACACCAAGGAAAACTACCTCACCCCGATCGACCATCCCGTCACCGTGCGTCTCGTGGGCGCGGTGCCGGTCGGCGCCACCTGCGCCTGGTCGTTCGACGACGGCGACGGCCCGCAGCAATCGACCTTCGACTGCGCCGAGCCGATCAACCTGCGCGTCCGCTACGGCAAGCAGACGGTCGCGACCGTCGACGTCTCCGCCGGCGCCGATCCGACCCAGCGGGTCCAGACCGAGATCCAGGTCCGCGACATCTTCGTCGCCGGCCTCGGGGACAGCATCGCCTCGGGCGAGGGCAATCCGGACCGGGCGCTGGCGCTGTCCGACGAAGGTTTCTGCTTCCGCTCCTATCTCGGCACCGCCGGCGGGCAGTATTACCGGCCGAGCCGCCACGGCTTCAAGGGCGGCCGCGCTTGCGAGGCCCCGGATACGCTCGCCAACTGGCAACGCTACAGCGCGCTCTGGTTCAACGCACCGTGCCACCGCTCGCTGTACAGCTACCAGACGCGCACGGCCCTGGCGCTCGCGGTGCGCTACACCCACATCGCGGTGACCTACCTGCCGCTCGCCTGCACCGGCGCAAGCATCGGCGACGGCCTGCTCGGCTCGCAGCGCGCCCGCGAATGCCCGCCCGGCAAGACCGGCGTCTGCAACACCAGTGTGAACGCGCAGGTCGCCGAGCTGCGCGAGGCGCTCACCGCGGCGAAGAAGCGCCAGCCCGACCGCACGCTCGATCTCGTGCTGCTGTCGGTCGGCGCCAACGACGTCTATTTCTCCGGCCTCGTCGCCGACGTCATCGTCGACACCGCGACCGAGCGGGCGCTGTTCCGCCGCTCCGGCGTGATGGCGACCGTCGACGAGTCCCGCGATGCGCTGGCGCGCGAGCTGCCCCAAAACTTCGTCAAGCTGCGCGAGGCGCTGAAGCCGCTGGTCGGCGGCGACCTCTCGCGCGTGGTCTATGTCTCCTACGCCAATCCCGCGCTCGCCGATGGCGGCGTGCCCTGCCGCGGCGGCCGTGCCGGCTTCGACATCCATCCGTCCTTCAACGCCGACCCGCAGCGGCTCGCCCGCGTCTCGACTTTCGTCGACACCGAATTCCTGCCGCAGCTGAAGGGGCTCGCCACCTGCACCCGCGGCGCACTGTGCCGCGATCCCGAAGCCGAGCGCATGACCTTCGTCGATGCGCACCAGGCCGCGTTCGCCGATCACGGCTTCTGCGCCCATTCCGGCAACGATCCGGAATTCGACCGCACCTGCTTTGCCGAGAACGGCCAGAGCTTCAATCCCGATATCGTGAGCGCAGCGAGCCAGCCGATGCTGTGCGGCCGCGGCGCCTCGGAATATCGCGCCTATTGGCCCCGCGCGCGCTGGATCCGCGACGCCAATGACAGCTATTTTTCCGCCATGACCTATCCGCAAGGGCTGCCGGCGGCGAGCCAGCCGACCGACATCCACGACGCGACCTGGGGCGTGCTCTCCGCCGTCTATGGCGGCGCGGTGCATCCGAGTGCCGAGGGCCACGCCGCGATGGCGGACGCCGCCCTGCCGGCCGCGAGTGCCGTGCTCGGGCTCGACGCCGTGCCGCCGAACGTGACGCGGGGATTGCTGCCGCAGCTGTTGCCAGGCACGCAGCAGTAGAGGCGAAGACGAACTCTCTCCTCGCGTCATTGCGAGGAGCCGTTGCGACGAAGCAATCCAGACTATTTGCGCAGACGCATTCCTGGATCGCTTCGCTGCACTCGCGATGGCGAGTTGGTGGCATGCACTTCCCACACCCGCGGCGACACCATCATCATTCCCCCTCGTCTGCGTCCCATCGATCCAAAAACGGCATCGATCGATACCCGCTTGAACTTGGACACGGCGCGGCGGGCGCCTCTACGAGTCGTGAACGTTCCTCCTGAGGGCTCCCATGGGGAGCTCGACCAGGCAACTCAACGGCGGCTTCACGGCCGCCGTCTTTGTATTGGAGGTGATCGATGCTAGAAGTGCCGGGGAAGCGCCTTATCCATCTAAGGCATGTATCGATGTTCGACCTCAACCAGCTCCGCTGTTTCGTCACGGTGGCGGAGGAACTGCATTTCGGCCGCGCCGCCGCGCGGCTGAACATGACGCAGCCGCCATTGTCCCGGCAGATCCAGGTGCTCGAGCACATCATCGATGCGCCGCTGCTGGAGCGCACCAGCCGCTCGGTCCGCCTCACCCCTGCCGGGCGCAGCTTCCTGCCCGAGGCGCGGCGCATCCTCAAGCTTGCGGAAAGCGCCTCGCAGGTCGCCCGCCGCATCGCGCTCGGCAAGATCGGCTCGTTGAAGATCGGCTTCACCGCGGCCGCGGCGTACGGTTTTCTGCCCGAGCTCATCGCCGCCTGCCGCGCCCGGCTGCCCGAGGTGGATTTCTCCTTGAAGGAGATGGTGTCGGGCGATCAGTTCGAGGCGCTGACCTCCGGCCAGATCGACGCCGGCCTGCTGCGGCCGCCGATCGCGCGGCCCGAGCTCGCCAGCCGCCGCGTCGTCGCCGAGCCCCTGCTCGCCGCGATCCCGAAGAAGCATCCGCTGGCCAATGCCGAGAGCATCACCATCAAGGATTTCGACGATCAGCCCTTCGTGATGTATTCGCCCTATGAGAGCCGCTACTTCCACGATCTGCTGGTGGCGCAGTTCACCCGCGCCGACGTGCTGCCGCGCTATGTCCAGCATCTCAGCCAAATCCACTCGATCCTGGCCATGGTCCGCGCCGGCCTCGGCCTCGCCATCGTGCCGGCCGCGGCTGCGGGCCTGAAGATCTCCGACGTGCGGCTGCGGCCGCTGAAGCTGAAGGGCCGCGTTCCGGTCGAGCTGTTCATGGTCTGGCGCCGCGACGACGAGAATCCGCTGCTCCCGGCGCTGGTCAAGATCGCCGGTGAACTGTCCTCCGCGGAGGTGCCGGAGGATTGATGCTCGATCCGCATCAGTCGATACAGGCTTTGGCTTGGACCCGTATCGAACCGTCTCTTAAACCCCGGTGCATGGACGCGCGGGCCATTAGGCTCCCTCCGCAACACGCACCAAGGGAACAGTGCCCGTGAGCAAGATGACCCCGCAGGAGATGGCCCAGAAGATCGGATCCGGCCTCCTGTCCTTTCCCGTCACGCCGTTCAAGGCGGATTACTCCTTCGACGAACCGACGTACCGCGCCAACATGGACTGGCTGTGCGGCTATGACGTCGCAGGCCTGTTCGCCGCCGGCGGCACCGGCGAGTTCTTCTCGCTGACGCCGACCGAGGTTCCTGAAGTCGTGAAGGTCGCCGTCGAGGAAACCAAGGGCCGCGTGCCGGTGCTTGCCGGCACCGGCTACGGCACCGCGATCGCCCGCGAGATCGCCGCTGGCGCTGAAAAGGCCGGCGCCGACGGCCTGCTCCTGCTGCCGCCCTATCTCACTCACTCCGAACAGGACGGCCTGGCCGCCCATGTCGAGGCGGTGTGCGCCGCCGTGAAGATCGGCGTCATCGTCTACAACCGCGACAACGCGATCCTCCAGCCCGATACGCTGGCCCGCCTTGCCGAGCGCTGCCCGAACCTCGTCGGCTACAAGGACGGCATCGGCGACATCGAGCTGATGACCCGCGTCTACACCAAGCTCGGCGACCGCCTCACCTATGTCGGCGGCCTGCCGACCGCCGAGACCTTCGCGCTGCCCTATCTCGACATGGGCGTGACGACCTATTCCTCCGCCGTGTTCAACTTCGTGCCGGAATTCGCGACCCATTTCTACGCGGCCGTGCGCAAGCGCGACCACGCCACGATCCAGGCCGGCCTGAAGAACTTCATCCTGCCGCTGATCGCGATCCGCAACCGCAGGAAGGGCTATGCGGTCTCGATCATCAAGGCCGGCATGAAGGTGATCGGCCGCGATTCCGGCCCGGTCCGCCCGCCGCTCACCGATCTCACCGAGCAGGAGCTCGCGGAGCTGGCCGAGCTGGTGAAGAACCTGCCCGCCATCCGATCGACACAACAGGCGGCAGAATAGGCCGGCTACAGCAAGGAGCGAGCGGTGGCGCAGTGCGCCGGCCGTCACATCAATGCAGGTGATCCGGTCTCGGGCCCTCCAG contains:
- a CDS encoding LysR substrate-binding domain-containing protein produces the protein MFDLNQLRCFVTVAEELHFGRAAARLNMTQPPLSRQIQVLEHIIDAPLLERTSRSVRLTPAGRSFLPEARRILKLAESASQVARRIALGKIGSLKIGFTAAAAYGFLPELIAACRARLPEVDFSLKEMVSGDQFEALTSGQIDAGLLRPPIARPELASRRVVAEPLLAAIPKKHPLANAESITIKDFDDQPFVMYSPYESRYFHDLLVAQFTRADVLPRYVQHLSQIHSILAMVRAGLGLAIVPAAAAGLKISDVRLRPLKLKGRVPVELFMVWRRDDENPLLPALVKIAGELSSAEVPED
- the kdgD gene encoding 5-dehydro-4-deoxyglucarate dehydratase; translation: MSKMTPQEMAQKIGSGLLSFPVTPFKADYSFDEPTYRANMDWLCGYDVAGLFAAGGTGEFFSLTPTEVPEVVKVAVEETKGRVPVLAGTGYGTAIAREIAAGAEKAGADGLLLLPPYLTHSEQDGLAAHVEAVCAAVKIGVIVYNRDNAILQPDTLARLAERCPNLVGYKDGIGDIELMTRVYTKLGDRLTYVGGLPTAETFALPYLDMGVTTYSSAVFNFVPEFATHFYAAVRKRDHATIQAGLKNFILPLIAIRNRRKGYAVSIIKAGMKVIGRDSGPVRPPLTDLTEQELAELAELVKNLPAIRSTQQAAE